A DNA window from Alligator mississippiensis isolate rAllMis1 chromosome 11, rAllMis1, whole genome shotgun sequence contains the following coding sequences:
- the INTS14 gene encoding integrator complex subunit 14, with protein MPTVVVMDVSLSMTRPVSVEGSEEYQRKHLAIHGLTMLFEHMATNYKLEFTALVVFSSLWELMVPFTRDYNTLQEALSNMDDYDKTCLEAALLGVCNIVQQEWGAAIPCQVVLVTDGCLGIGRGSLRHSLTTHNQRSESNRFPLPFPFPSKLYVMCMANLEELQSSDSLDCLERLIDLNNGEGQIFTIDGPLCLKNVQSMFGKLIDLAYTPFHAVLKCGHLTSDVQVFPRPEPFIIDEEIDPIPKAINTDLEIVGFIDIADISSPPVLSRHLVLPIALNKEGDELGPGITDDTEDENSANQIAGKIPNFCVLLHGSLKVEGMVAIVQLGPEWYGMLYSQADSKKKSNLMMSLFEPGPEPLPWLGKMAQLGPISDAKENPYGEDDNKSPFPLQPKNKRSYAQNVTVWIKPSGLQTDVQKILRNARKLPEKTQTFYKELNRLRKAALAFGFLDLLKGVADMLERECTLLPDTAHPDAAFQLTHAAQQLKVASTGTSEYTAYDHNITPLQTDFSGSSAERM; from the exons ATGCCGACGGTGGTGGTGATGGACGTGTCGCTCTCCATGACCCGGCCTGTCTCGGTGGAAGGCTCTGAAGAGTATCAGCGGAAACACCTGGCTATCCATGGACTGACCATGTTGTTTGAACACATGGCCACCAACTACAAACTTGAATTTACAGCCTTGGTGGTTTTTTCATCGCTTTGGGAGCTGATGGTTCCCTTTACCAGAGATTACAACACACTTCAG GAAGCCTTAAGCAACATGGACGATTATGACAAAACATGCCTAGAAGCAGCACTGCTTGGGGTGTGCAACATTGTGCAGCAGGAATGGGGTGCAGCAATTCCCTGCCAG GTTGTCCTAGTAACTGATGGCTGCTTAGGGATTGGCAGAGGCTCTCTGCGGCACTCCTTAACTACTCATAACCAACGAAGTGAAAGCAACCGATTTCCtctgcctttccccttcccctccaagttGTACGTCATGTGCATGGCTAATCTGGAAGAG cTCCAGAGCTCGGATTCTCTCGATTGTCTGGAACGACTCATAGATTTGAACAATGGGGAGGGACAGATTTTTACCATTGATGGACCTCTTTGCTTGAAGAATGTACAGTCCATGTTTGG AAAACTAATAGACCTGGCTTATACACCATTCCACGCTGTTCTCAAATGTGGCCACTTAACATCTGATGTGCAAGTATTTCCCAGACCAGAACCTTTCATTATAGATGAGGAAATAGATCCTATCCCCAAAGCAATAAATACAG ATCTAGAAATAGTTGGTTTTATAGACATAGCTGATATTTCTAGCCCTCCTGTCTTATCTAGACACCTGGTGCTGCCAATAGCACTCAACAAAG aagGGGATGAGTTGGGTCCAGGGATAACTGATGACACAGAAGATGAGAATTCAGCTAATCAGATTGCTGGCAAAATACCCAACTTCTGTGTACTGCTGCATGGGAGCCTGAAGGTGGAAGGCATGGTGGCCATTGTCCAGTTAGG GCCAGAGTGGTATGGGATGCTGTACTCCCAGGCTGATAGCAAGAAGAAATCAAACCTCATGATGTCTCTCTTTGAACCTGGGCCTGAACCCCTCCCATGGCTAGGGAAAATGGCACAGCTTGGGCCTATTTCAG ATGCAAAAGAAAACCCTTATGGGGAAGATGACAATAAGAGCCCTTTCCCCTTGCAACCCAAGAATAAGCGGAGTTATGCACAGAATGTCACTGTGTGGATCAAACCAAGCGGCCTGCAG aCGGATGTGCAGAAAATCTTGAGAAATGCAAGAAAACTTCCTGAAAAAACTCAAACATTTTATAAA GAACTGAACCGTTTGCGCAAGGCAGCCTTGGCTTTTGGCTTTTTGGATCTTCTGAAAGGCGTGGCCGATATGCTGGAAAGGGAGTGCACCCTTCTCCCGGATACAGCTCATCCTGATGCAGCATTCCAGCTTACACATGCTGCCCAGCAACTCAAAGTGGCAAGTACTGGGACCTCAGAATATACTGCCTATGACCACAACATCACCCCACTGCAGACTGACTTCTCAGGGAGCAGTGCCGAGAGAATGTGA